A part of Limihaloglobus sulfuriphilus genomic DNA contains:
- the cas4 gene encoding type V CRISPR-associated protein Cas4: METYILISQLNDFIFCPKSIYFHQLYGGYSTRLYHDTPQIEGKAAHKAIDIAGYSTKKSILQGLEVYSQQYGVCGKIDLFDTELGLLTERKKHISTIYDGYVYQLYAQYWALIEMGHDVRKLRFYSSDTNRVYPIDLPADNPQMQTKFEMIIEDIRTCDIEEYRQTNVKKCRNCIYEPLCDVSLC, translated from the coding sequence ATGGAAACGTACATACTTATATCGCAGCTCAACGATTTTATTTTTTGCCCTAAGTCTATATATTTCCACCAGTTGTACGGCGGGTATTCGACCCGGCTGTATCACGATACGCCGCAGATAGAGGGCAAAGCCGCACACAAGGCCATAGATATCGCAGGCTACTCTACAAAAAAGTCTATCCTGCAGGGGCTTGAAGTCTATTCCCAGCAGTACGGAGTCTGCGGCAAGATTGACCTATTTGATACCGAGCTGGGGCTGCTGACAGAGCGAAAAAAACATATATCAACAATCTATGACGGTTATGTTTACCAGCTTTATGCTCAATACTGGGCTCTGATTGAAATGGGACACGATGTTCGGAAGCTGCGTTTCTACAGCAGCGACACCAACAGGGTATATCCTATCGATTTGCCGGCAGATAACCCTCAAATGCAAACAAAATTTGAAATGATAATTGAAGATATCCGCACCTGTGATATAGAAGAATACCGGCAGACTAACGTTAAAAAATGCCGCAACTGTATTTATGAACCCTTATGTGATGTATCATTATGCTGA
- the cas1 gene encoding type V CRISPR-associated endonuclease Cas1 → MLTAPDFKQKQIVFAMLSRGERLSFKNDNVIVKDSEGRIKHQSTCYRLFALFVAGHASITTGLLQRAEKFGFSIVLMTHGLRVYGLWANESKGNVILRRKQYNHENLNIAAHIVKNKITNQIAALKKIRPREVKRLEAAEKLMDYLASIEDCKKIDLQSLLGTEGIASRIYFQTLFDEMNWKARRPRVKHDTTNCLLDIGYTYLFNIVEALLSIYGFDLYCGVYHREFYQRKSLVCDLVEPMRPLIDLRIRKAHRLGQIRISDFYVKQGRHNLFGKNAGPYTSLILKELINHKQEMFIYIQSYYRAFMRNKPANEFPVFTI, encoded by the coding sequence ATGCTGACAGCACCGGATTTTAAACAGAAACAGATAGTATTTGCCATGCTCAGCCGCGGTGAGAGGCTGAGCTTCAAAAACGACAATGTTATAGTCAAGGACAGCGAGGGCAGGATAAAACATCAGTCAACCTGTTACAGGCTTTTTGCCCTTTTTGTAGCAGGCCATGCCTCGATAACAACCGGACTGCTTCAGCGGGCCGAGAAATTCGGTTTCAGCATTGTACTGATGACCCACGGGCTGCGAGTTTACGGTTTGTGGGCCAATGAGAGCAAAGGAAACGTAATACTCAGACGAAAGCAGTATAATCATGAAAACCTTAACATAGCCGCTCATATTGTGAAAAATAAGATTACCAACCAGATTGCCGCACTTAAAAAAATACGGCCCAGAGAAGTGAAAAGACTTGAAGCTGCGGAAAAACTTATGGATTACTTAGCTTCGATTGAAGACTGCAAGAAGATAGACCTGCAGAGCCTGTTAGGAACAGAGGGTATCGCGTCCAGAATTTACTTTCAGACATTGTTTGACGAGATGAACTGGAAAGCGAGACGGCCCAGAGTAAAACACGACACTACAAACTGTCTGCTTGACATTGGATATACGTACCTGTTCAATATTGTAGAGGCTCTTTTAAGCATTTACGGATTTGATCTCTACTGCGGGGTTTACCATCGGGAATTCTATCAGCGTAAGTCTCTGGTTTGCGATCTGGTTGAACCTATGCGGCCCCTGATCGATCTGCGTATCAGAAAAGCACACAGGCTCGGCCAGATCCGCATAAGCGACTTCTACGTAAAACAGGGCAGACACAATCTCTTCGGGAAGAACGCCGGCCCGTACACTTCCCTTATTCTCAAGGAACTGATCAATCACAAGCAGGAGATGTTTATCTATATACAAAGTTATTACAGGGCATTTATGAGGAATAAACCGGCAAATGAATTTCCAGTATTTACAATATGA
- the cas2 gene encoding CRISPR-associated endonuclease Cas2 — protein MLIVSYDISNDKLRTRFSKFLTKFGFRLQYSVYQIKNSDAVLRNVATEIETEFSKQFEQTDSVIIFRLSRQCKKYCYGYAINDNDELIIIE, from the coding sequence ATGTTGATTGTCTCGTATGATATAAGCAATGATAAACTGCGAACAAGATTTTCTAAATTTCTTACGAAATTTGGATTTCGGCTGCAGTACTCTGTGTACCAGATTAAAAACAGTGACGCGGTGCTCAGGAACGTGGCAACCGAGATTGAGACCGAGTTCTCGAAACAATTCGAGCAGACCGACAGCGTCATTATTTTCCGCCTTAGCAGGCAGTGTAAAAAATACTGCTACGGATACGCGATAAACGATAACGATGAACTGATAATTATTGAATAA
- a CDS encoding uroporphyrinogen decarboxylase family protein: MPDFQNLLRVLERKKPDEPTLFEFFLNPDLYRELAGADIAAMEPDFDFLGCGLVKINAFKNAGYDYVQANGCDMRFVTEAPESRESISLNAGHAITDHESFKSFQWPDPGSYDYSRLETVKEDLPAGMKLVVSGPGGVLENAISLVGFERLCMMLIDSPALAEKIFGEIGERLAGYYKICAGYDSVGALISNDDWGFKTQTMFSPEYMRKYVTGWHKKIAQICHQANKPVILHSCGNVGAVMDDIISDIGYDAKHSYEDAIEPVEDFYERFGDKIAVLGGIDLDYLCTASETQIRDRCLKMLERASKRGGYALGTGNSVPHYVPKEKYYAMIDVIRKTKPAV, from the coding sequence ATGCCGGATTTTCAAAATTTACTGAGAGTTTTAGAGCGAAAGAAGCCGGACGAGCCGACATTGTTCGAGTTTTTTCTGAATCCCGATTTATACAGAGAGCTTGCCGGAGCCGATATTGCGGCAATGGAGCCTGATTTTGACTTTTTAGGGTGCGGCCTTGTCAAAATTAACGCGTTTAAAAATGCCGGCTATGATTATGTCCAGGCGAACGGCTGTGATATGCGGTTTGTAACCGAAGCCCCCGAATCCAGGGAAAGCATCTCATTAAACGCCGGACATGCCATAACTGATCATGAATCATTTAAGTCTTTCCAATGGCCCGATCCCGGCAGCTATGACTACAGCCGTTTAGAAACAGTCAAAGAGGACTTGCCGGCGGGAATGAAGCTTGTTGTCTCGGGCCCCGGCGGCGTGCTTGAAAACGCGATTAGCTTAGTCGGTTTTGAACGCTTGTGCATGATGCTTATAGACAGCCCCGCCCTTGCGGAAAAGATATTTGGCGAAATCGGCGAAAGGCTTGCCGGGTACTATAAGATATGTGCCGGATACGATTCTGTCGGCGCCTTGATTTCCAATGATGATTGGGGGTTTAAAACCCAGACAATGTTTTCGCCGGAATATATGCGGAAATATGTGACAGGCTGGCATAAAAAAATCGCTCAAATCTGCCACCAGGCAAATAAGCCTGTTATACTGCACTCATGCGGCAATGTGGGCGCTGTGATGGATGATATAATATCTGATATAGGCTATGATGCAAAACATTCTTATGAGGATGCCATCGAACCTGTTGAGGATTTTTATGAGAGATTCGGCGACAAAATAGCAGTTCTTGGCGGCATCGATCTTGACTATCTCTGCACCGCTTCTGAGACGCAGATTAGGGATAGATGTCTGAAAATGCTCGAAAGAGCCTCTAAAAGAGGAGGTTATGCGCTGGGAACCGGAAACAGCGTCCCCCATTACGTGCCTAAAGAAAAGTATTACGCAATGATCGATGTTATCCGAAAGACAAAACCCGCCGTTTAG
- a CDS encoding sulfatase, whose product MKQKNVLFIMLDQLNYRCLGLMRHPDVRTPNIDALARDGVNFTNCYAQSPVCQPSRICFFTGQYQKKHRQFGFEGMVKPSAELMPLHFRKAGFSTGAFGKLHINSLGANVGFDVVSATLEEDQHRCTGPERWYPNYLKENSIEFPTAQCHGAAAGDAVPDDKPRGGKKANTDCEIDTDNYTACAGRCGVEYKHSIEKWTTDQALDFLEKDRDGSKPFFMWLTYDRPHAPHGVSSPYDKLYDPSKLTLLPYETAEEIAGKPYDYFQRLRKFFADDRKLRRVLAAYYAIITCIDQEIARVIDYLKENSLYDSTTIIFTSDHGDMAGMHRTFEKDRLSDQVIKIPMIIKPAGGSNLSCPAAYDGLIESIDLYPTLISLHGLDPVRDIDGTDFSAIFRGEDIPRKQAALCEQYSIKALIKDGWKLVYYLKQNHGMLFDLSDDPQERRNLYELKEYRSKRLELKEQLVSVLAGPWDEEDVSDIEDTIFSRGGRYSKVHHTKPGWDARPFYITEYRGMYVVEDCPRRRLLFYPLYGRECEFFRLGQGGSSRQLIDRGEDLDRFEEFIDALLDWQITSVTPIDVVAVQASELPGHYPAIDEVESFLKSAELNSKSAL is encoded by the coding sequence ATGAAACAGAAAAACGTACTTTTTATAATGCTCGATCAGCTCAATTACCGCTGTCTCGGGCTAATGCGGCACCCTGACGTGCGAACGCCCAACATTGACGCTCTGGCTCGCGATGGTGTAAATTTCACCAACTGCTACGCCCAGTCTCCGGTCTGTCAGCCGAGCCGGATATGTTTTTTCACGGGCCAGTACCAGAAAAAACACCGCCAGTTCGGTTTTGAGGGCATGGTAAAACCATCCGCGGAGCTGATGCCGCTGCATTTCAGGAAAGCCGGCTTCAGTACCGGCGCCTTCGGCAAGCTGCATATCAACTCACTCGGGGCCAATGTCGGCTTTGACGTCGTCTCGGCGACACTCGAAGAAGACCAGCACAGATGCACCGGCCCGGAGAGGTGGTACCCCAATTACCTCAAAGAGAACTCGATTGAGTTTCCCACCGCGCAGTGCCACGGAGCCGCCGCCGGCGATGCGGTTCCCGATGATAAACCCCGCGGCGGGAAAAAAGCAAACACAGACTGCGAGATTGACACCGACAATTACACCGCCTGTGCCGGCAGGTGCGGCGTTGAATATAAACACAGCATAGAAAAATGGACAACCGATCAGGCACTGGACTTCCTCGAAAAGGACAGAGACGGCAGCAAGCCGTTTTTTATGTGGCTTACCTACGACCGCCCGCACGCGCCGCATGGTGTATCTTCTCCGTATGACAAACTTTACGACCCCTCAAAGCTAACGCTTTTGCCCTATGAAACAGCGGAAGAGATAGCGGGCAAGCCGTATGATTATTTTCAGCGGCTCAGGAAGTTTTTCGCCGATGACAGAAAGCTAAGGCGAGTTCTGGCGGCATATTATGCCATAATAACCTGCATTGATCAGGAAATCGCCAGGGTAATCGATTATCTCAAAGAAAACTCGCTCTACGATTCAACCACGATAATATTCACAAGCGATCACGGCGATATGGCGGGAATGCACCGGACTTTCGAGAAAGACCGGCTGTCTGACCAGGTTATAAAGATTCCGATGATAATAAAACCCGCCGGCGGCTCTAATCTTTCATGTCCGGCTGCGTATGATGGGCTTATCGAAAGCATAGACCTCTACCCGACACTGATTTCACTTCACGGGCTTGATCCAGTCCGGGACATCGACGGCACGGACTTCTCCGCAATATTCCGCGGCGAAGATATCCCCCGCAAACAGGCGGCTCTATGCGAGCAGTACTCCATCAAAGCCCTGATCAAAGACGGCTGGAAACTCGTGTATTATCTCAAGCAAAATCACGGGATGCTCTTTGACCTGAGCGATGACCCGCAGGAGAGACGCAATCTCTACGAGCTCAAAGAGTACCGCAGCAAGCGCCTGGAGCTCAAAGAGCAGCTTGTAAGTGTGCTGGCCGGCCCCTGGGACGAGGAAGATGTCAGCGACATAGAGGATACCATCTTCAGCCGCGGCGGCAGATACAGCAAGGTTCACCACACAAAGCCCGGCTGGGACGCAAGGCCGTTTTATATCACCGAATACCGCGGCATGTATGTCGTGGAAGACTGCCCCCGCCGCCGCCTGCTGTTTTACCCACTCTACGGCAGGGAGTGTGAGTTTTTCCGGCTCGGGCAGGGCGGCAGTTCCAGGCAGCTGATTGACCGCGGCGAAGACCTTGACAGATTCGAGGAGTTTATCGATGCCCTGCTTGACTGGCAGATTACATCTGTAACGCCGATTGACGTCGTCGCAGTGCAGGCCTCAGAGCTGCCCGGGCATTATCCGGCTATCGACGAAGTTGAATCGTTCCTGAAGTCGGCGGAATTGAACAGTAAATCTGCTTTATAA
- a CDS encoding sulfatase, with the protein MNYSKMTRREFTAAAAITSAATGLSLFTGCSSNAFSFGKSGKRPNFVFIMTDDQKWDAVGFEDEYPFLKTPQLDKIASEGAVFKNAFVTTALCSPSRATCLTGLYAHDSGVPVNEIADHRLDVPSLQRTLRQNGYEVAFIGKWHQRLHARPRPDFDYWLSFRGQGQYYDPELNENGREFEAKGYITDILTDHAQSWIEEKRDKSKPFCLFLWHKAVHAPFEPAPEDENLYADDLIPEPANYHDDYADKGSWLRRASTYGVHRDAYMKSKGKPTPDKTPPAKKWTGKEKAWMDYLKTISSVDRNTGRLYDKLKSLDILDDTFFMFTSDNGYLLGNHHSVSDKRIMWEESIKVPLIIRYPRLISAGTKIDKMVLNVDFAPTFIDLAGAKVPQTMQGESFVPLLRGRTRGWRKDFLYEYFREGYAPGIPSVVGIRTERYKLVDYPELEGNNEMYDLKNDPLELTNLYYKEEYAGVRERLSKRLEELKRQTDYKVPDYPF; encoded by the coding sequence ATGAATTACAGCAAAATGACAAGAAGAGAATTCACAGCCGCAGCGGCGATTACTTCAGCCGCGACGGGTTTATCATTATTTACCGGCTGCAGCAGCAATGCTTTCAGTTTTGGTAAAAGCGGCAAGCGCCCGAATTTTGTGTTCATCATGACCGATGACCAGAAGTGGGACGCGGTAGGCTTTGAAGATGAGTATCCGTTTCTTAAAACACCCCAGTTAGATAAAATAGCCTCTGAAGGGGCGGTTTTTAAAAACGCGTTTGTAACTACAGCGTTGTGTTCCCCCTCGAGGGCAACCTGTCTGACAGGTCTCTACGCCCATGACAGCGGCGTTCCGGTAAACGAGATAGCCGATCACCGCCTCGACGTTCCATCTCTGCAGAGAACTCTCCGCCAGAACGGCTATGAAGTGGCATTCATCGGTAAATGGCACCAGAGGCTCCACGCCAGGCCGCGGCCTGATTTTGATTACTGGCTCAGTTTCCGCGGCCAGGGGCAGTATTATGACCCCGAGCTGAATGAAAACGGCAGAGAGTTCGAGGCCAAAGGCTACATTACCGATATTCTCACAGACCATGCCCAAAGCTGGATCGAAGAGAAACGCGACAAGTCAAAACCGTTCTGCCTGTTCCTCTGGCACAAGGCTGTTCACGCCCCGTTTGAACCCGCTCCCGAAGATGAGAACCTGTATGCCGACGATCTGATACCCGAGCCGGCCAACTACCATGACGACTATGCAGACAAGGGCAGCTGGCTTCGCAGAGCCTCGACCTACGGCGTTCACCGTGATGCCTATATGAAGAGCAAGGGCAAGCCGACGCCCGATAAAACTCCGCCCGCAAAAAAATGGACGGGCAAAGAAAAGGCGTGGATGGACTATCTAAAGACAATCTCATCTGTTGACCGAAACACCGGCAGGCTTTATGACAAGCTCAAATCGCTGGATATCCTTGACGATACATTCTTTATGTTCACCAGCGACAACGGTTATCTGCTCGGCAACCACCACAGCGTTTCCGATAAGCGGATCATGTGGGAAGAATCGATCAAGGTACCGCTGATTATCCGTTATCCGCGGCTGATTTCTGCCGGCACAAAAATTGACAAGATGGTTCTCAATGTCGATTTCGCGCCGACGTTTATCGACCTGGCAGGTGCCAAAGTACCCCAGACCATGCAGGGCGAATCCTTTGTTCCGCTGCTGCGGGGCAGGACCAGAGGCTGGCGGAAAGACTTCCTCTACGAGTATTTCAGGGAGGGCTACGCGCCCGGCATACCCAGCGTTGTCGGCATACGCACCGAAAGGTACAAGCTGGTTGACTATCCGGAGCTTGAGGGCAATAATGAGATGTACGACCTGAAAAACGACCCGCTTGAGTTGACTAACCTCTATTACAAAGAAGAATACGCGGGTGTCAGAGAGCGGCTCAGCAAAAGGCTCGAAGAGCTTAAACGCCAGACCGACTACAAGGTGCCCGATTATCCCTTTTAA